In Zingiber officinale cultivar Zhangliang chromosome 3A, Zo_v1.1, whole genome shotgun sequence, the DNA window GATTTATATTTAAGCCGCCCCTCTACTCATCCTACGAAATGTTGTTCATCGCCGCCCCTCTACTCATTCTACGACTCACTTTCATGAtgacaaaagacgaatacgtACGACCTATGACTCACTTTCACGGTCCTATGACTCCTAACCACAAAAAGTTATTATATCAATCTAATTTTTATACACTAGTTACTTATTTAGTTTTCGCTACATTTTACATAAAACATTTTTATTTCTCTGAATATGAGTTTGCATACAAAAGAGTTACATAAATATGCTACATTAAAAGAGCTAAATTCATCAACCCACAAAATTCTAACGTCACAAAAGATGCTTCAGGAAAAGCAGAACTACATAACCTCGACCCTCTaattttgctgattctttctgatggctgattagaaaattttatggatCGGTCCCGtttacaaaataaataataaataataaataataaaaacaacAAAATATCTGATGGCATGTACATACCGACAGGATTATTGTTGTACCCCAAAAGTCGAGCGAATTTGGGGGTGTAAGCCGCAACCGACCCGGCTTGACTGGGGATCTCAAAGTCTACGTGGGCGGCGGAGTATTGCCAACAAGGTCCAACGGAGGGCGCGATCTGGACCCACACACCGACCAGCCACCCTCCAAATATTTTCCCTGCTCTTAAATCCATCCACGCGTCTCTCTGTATCTACCAACGCTTCTATATCTAGACGCTCGATCCAATTTCCTTTCCATCTTTCGAATTGCTCACTGTTCCATTGTTCGTGATTTCTCGCTTTCCATCTGTTTTCGATTCTCAGTTTGAAGACGGAAAGCTTGATCCTTCCGTTTTTATCCCTGCAATTTGATTCATACGTGGATTCTTTCGTTACTCGTTCTACTCTGTTTTCCTTTCCAATCAAACTCTTAAAGATTTGGTCTTTTGCTTGTTCTTGGCATCGAAGGAAGCCATGGAAGAAGAAGGAAACAGTGATCGAGGAGGGAAACAGAAGAATGTGCTTCAGCAAGAGCAACATTCCCTGCTTCCTTCAAAAAGAGTTCGAAGTCCGAATTTAATCCATGaatcttcctctgcttcactgcCATCGTTTCCTCGATTTCTTCCTGATTTTAACTCTCAGCCTAAGTTTCCATTTGCTTCTGGCAGCTCTGTTCCTGTTGCTGTCGCCCCAAGAATTGCAGCTCACACTAACTCTGTTCCATTAACGGCGGTCGAGCAATCGCCGCTGATGTATGCAACGTCGGATCATCGGCAGACTCACCACGAGCAACTCCTCAGGTACCACTACTGGAACGCAGCGCTCAATGGCGTCGGTCCTCTGTTCCTGCGCCCGGCAGCGCCTTCGCTGGCCCGGGCCAAGCTCTACCGCGGGGTAAGGCAGCGGCACTGGGGAAGGTGGGTGGCAGAGATCCGCATTCCCCGCAACCGGAGCCGCCTGTGGCTCGGCACCTTCAACACTGCCGAGGAGGCCGCTCTCGCCTACGACCGCGAGGCCTTCAAGCTGCGCGGCGAGAGCGCGAAGCTCAACTTCCCCAATCTTTTTCACGGGGAAAGCAGAGACGTAGCTTTGTGCTCCACCATGACCTCCTCCACCAGCACCGCGGCTTCCTCCTCGTCCTCCTCTTCTCCGCGTGATTCTGCCAAGGCCCCGAGCTTAGCTCCAAGCTCGGCGCCAGCTTCACCATTTCCGATGTTTCCGGAGATGCCTGAAATGTCATGGGAGAGCGTTCAAGAGGAGGCGTGGTTCAACGCGTGGGGGCCGGGGAGCTCCATTTGGGACGACGTCGATGGAGCCAGCAGATTACTCTTCCAATCCAGGCTCGCCACCATATCTGAGGCACCGGAAACTGATCCGCCCTCAAGTTCCACACTGCCATTGCCGCCGCCGGCCACTCAGGAGACGaccacctcttctcctcctcctccttccatggTTTTGTGGAAGAAGTGAGTCGTTGCATTGCATTTATACGAATCAATGACTTCAACTACTGCATGAGATTAAGCATTAAACCATCATTATTTGTCACATATTTAGTTCTTTGTTTGACCATGAGTAATAAATTCATCTCCAACTCTTCTTGGTTGTCGAGATTTCTCCAAGTGCTTCAATCCTGTAGTTTGAATCAGGTGCATTTCTCTTTTCTAGCCCTAGGCATTGCATGATATGAAGCAGGGCACATCAATGGTGAGCAGTGCGTAGCTCCAGTCGAGTACTTAGTGGGTTTGTTTATCCAACGAGATTACAAGATATCAATAAACATCCTCAATCAACTCAATGCTTCAACATCCCAAACCTTTTATTCCCTCTGCacctcaaaattttacaagcaaTTTCTCCAAACACTTAATGAAAGCTTCACATGGCACAACTCAACTAGACTGAAACACAACCAATTTGCTCACCCAGAAGAACTCTTAATCAAGCCAACCCAACCAGCTTCTCACTCAGCTCCCACACCTTCTTGGCCTTCTCAGCGTCACTGGCTTCCTCCGACAGCTGGTTCTCGAACGACGCCGAGTTGCTGTTCCAGCTCCAGTACACTCCCGACTTGGACAAGCTCGGATCACTCACCACCTGCATCAATCGTAAGACCCAACTATTATTCGTGTCGACGATTAATCGCACAAAAGTCTCAGTACCTGTGCAAGCCTTTTGCCGGATTCCTCTTCGGAGACGAAGCCTTTGGTGATGTACTTTTGGAAGGGCGGGAAGAGAAGGCGGAAGAGGGGGATGTGCTCGCGGAAGAGGCCGGTGGTGGCGATGCAACCTGGGTAGAGGGAGGCGAAGGTGATGCCTGTCTCCTCGTGGAACCGCCGGTGGAACTCCTGCATTGTTAGCATGTTGCACACCTTGCTGTCTTTGTAGGCCTTGGCGCCGTCGAATTCGCCGCCGTCGATCATGGTGGATCCACTGAGTCCGTTGAGTCCGCCGGCAAGGCCTCTGAGGTCGCCGAGGTTCGCCTTCGGTGGTATGTTTCCGGCCAGGGTGTTTGTGTTTCCTGATTGAAACAATTTCCAATTTGTGTATAATTGAGTCTGACTTCGATTCAGTAAAATGAGAAAAGAAACAGGGTATTACCGGTGATGGAGCCGACGATGATGAGGCGGCGGAAGGGGTAGTCGGAGGCCTTCATGTGGTCGACGAGCAGGCGTGCGAGAAGGAAGTGTCCTAGGTGATTGACCCCCACGCTCATCTCGAGCCCGTCGGCCGTGTAGGTCGGTTCCTTTGCCGTCGGGTAGTAGACCGCCGCGTTGCAGACCAGCACGTCCAGCGGCCGCCCCGACTGCAGGAACGCCTCCACGAACTGGCGCACGCTGTCCAGCGACGCCAGGTCCAGGTGCATCACCTGGTAGTTTTCCCGCGGCATGCCCGCCGCCTTCGccgctcgctcggccttcaggAAGTCGCGGCACGCCATGATGACGTTCCACTTCCCCGTCTCCGCCAGCGCCTTCGCCGTCGCCAGCCCGAGCCCCGACGACGCTCCCGTCACGATCACGTTCCCCTTGCGGAGAGTCTTCTTGGTGTCCGGGGCGGCGCGGGTGACGGCCGGGGTAGTGGCCGCCGTTTGGGCTCGAATTCCAACCGAAAGATTCAACCTCTGTCAAGAAAATCCAACCTTCTCACATATCACCAAAAAGAACTCCAAAATCCAATTTTTCAAGCATGGAAATTACAAATCCATTGGCAATAAACAAAGCGATCCATTAAAAATACAAAAAGTAATTCTCCTTTTAGGGGTTTGCAACGTTTAgctcaaaaaaaaaaaccatcTTGAGCCCTGAACAACCTCGCATACACATACCTTGTTGCTCCTAAGAACCGAAGAACCAAACTCGAACTTGGAGTGGTCAGAAAGAGAGAGCCCCAAGAAAGCCGACTCCTTAAGTCCTCCATTAGCCTTCCCCTGCATTCCCCTCTTTTAGAAACCAAACCCTGGAGAAGGAAAAGGGAATACGAAATGAACCAGCCGGCTGACCTCTTTGTGAGCTGAGAGAGccgaaggaaggaaggaagcctGAAGAGCCATGGAAGGCAAAGCGGTAGTCGTCGGACAAGGAAGAGTTCAGGGTTTAGGTTTATAACGAAGGGGGGCGAGGATAAGGGGATAGAGTTGTGGACCCGGGGAAGCCACCGTGGCGAGGGTTGGGCCAATAGGGAGTCGTCACTTAGATTTCCCCCGACAGGGATTTTTATTATTGATGGAGTTGATTCTGTATCCATCGATTGGTAGATTCAGTGCGTGATATAGAGCTTGGATTTTGTTAGGGTTTGCGCAGGGACCTGGAACCCAACTCAATAATGAAGCATGGAGACCTCGTGATGGAGTTGTTCTGGCTTTAGTGGTCCATAATCGAGTTTAAATTTCTAGTTAAGAGTCCCGGTGAATAATCAGTTAgaggatgataaatttattaattttgacacatattcttaaaaaaatatgaatataatAATCTTTAATAAATatcttttaattattattttaaaaattaataatcgtCCATAATTTATTTCCGTCTTCATCCTTATTCACCTTTTactttccttttattttattttcttgccTTCCGAAAGGCTGGAAAATTCCACAATAAACTTAGATTCTAAAAGTCGTAGCAAAATTTCAGTTTTTCCCATTTTCTCTTTCTATATTTCtcacaaaataattattttcttaaaaaaaaaaaactacggaATAGGCAATTAGGCATCTCATCTCATGGAGCTCACTACCTCCACGTGTCGGTTTCGCCACCGCCGTCTCTCGGCCGCCGAAGCTGGCGGAGCCGCATCCCTTCGAGAGCCCTAAGCACGTGCCACGTGGCATCTCCCTCAGCCATGGGGCGGCGGAAGAGCAGCGCCCGGCGCCGCGCCGGCTCCCACAGTTTTCGCTGGATCGTCGACAGGTTCGTCGCCGCCACCCGGTCAAGGATCTCCTCCAGCCGGTTGACCTCAGCCTCCGCTACTGTCAATGATATCTCCGGCCACCCAACCGTCTCCGTAAAAGGAAGCCGGATGTCGTCCGCCACGATCACGGGCACGCACCCTAGCGCCACCGCCTCCACCAGCCGCGGGCTCCACGGCGCCCACCCTAGCGGGCAAAGGCAGAACACCGACCGCGCCATCTCCCTCCGGTAGTCGCCAGACCGCTTCCGCTCCAGTCGGAACCGAGGATTCCCGCCGTACTTCCGTAAGATCTCAGTCCTCACCCTCCTGCAAACTTCAATAATCAGCGCTGCTACAGGAGTTCAACGCCGGACGATTAAATCAACAAGCTAATTAAGAATCACTTGCTGTAGAAGCGGCCGCTGACGTTCTTGGGGTGGACTTCCATCTTGCCGCGGAAGAACACGAAGTTGTCGCGCGTTGACATCTCCGGTAACGGCCACTCATCCTCGATGCTCGGCGGCACGTAGGGCGGAATCAGCACGTGCTCTGCTTCCTGGCACGTGTGCGGCCGCCGCAACCCAAATGTCTGCAGGATGATCGAATTCTTCATGAACTCAGGTATCCCGTCGGCGATCGCTACATCTTCCTGCAAATTTTGCTCTGTTATTGCTTTAATTCCCGAAATCAAACTACATATGCGTGTAATCGAGTGATCACCGTGGAGTGGAAGAACACAGATAAGCTGCATGATAGTATATGGACGAAAAGGGGGTAAACTTAGGAAGATCATACAGAAAAAGAGGGATTTGGGAAAGGAAGCGCAGATCTGCTCGCAAATTTTGCTAATTTGTTGTTCTATTCCACGAAATCGATCGGTATAGAGACGAATTGAGTGAATGGAACTAAACGCAATCAAgccccaaaagaaaaaaaaaaaggaaaaaaaggcaGGGTCGTTTCAGTTACCATGGCATGGAAGCAGGCGCCGTAGTCGTGCGAGGCCACCAAGACGTGGTCGCGGCCTCGGGAGCGGTTCCAGAAGGGGAATTCGCCGGTTACCAGCTCGATGGCGGCTGCGAAAAGGGGGCGGGCATGGTGGAGGTCAGGGAAGCCATTAACGGTGCTGAAGTTGCAGGACACGTACACAGGGAGGAAAAAGAAGTCCGCCTCCTCCGGGTCGAGGGCGCGGCCGGCGTACTGCAGCAGCGCCTCGTGGATCGCCACTTCCGCCGCAAACAGGTGGGTGCCGCAGCGCTGGTTGGCGAGCCAGTCGGTGTTGAACCGGGAAGGCAGCTCGTAGACATACACTTTGGGCAGAGAAGAGTGGGAAGATGGATTTTTGGGCTCGATTAGAGCTAGAGCTGGGAGATTGGAGTTAAGGCGGAGGGGGTGAAGGAAGAGGAAGGATGAGTAAGAGGAGGTGGTGGAGAGGAAGAGGTAGACGGAGAGAGAGAACCAGAGAAGCCACTTGTAGTGCTTCTTGAGGGAGAGAGCTTTGTGGGTGTGGTGGGGGACTTGAGCTCTTCTGGCCATGGAAGAGATTCTTGATTCTTGATCATTTGAGCCAAGGAAATTGAAGAAGGTTAAAGAAGGAGGTGAGGTGCGGTGGCGCTTTCATCGAAGAGGTAGCTGAAGGTGGAGTGGAGGTGAAGGGAGACATGGCCATGGAGGTTGGAGGAAGGTAGCAGATAATGGAGATGACGCGACGGCCATGGAGATGGGGGTGAAGCATTGGAATCGTGTGACGCGTTCTACGAGATGCTTTGTCAAAATAAGTGCATTCTGACCAAAAACAGAGTTGGGTGagtttaattattaatattattttgttttcttcaatatttttttaataaaatttcaagggcaaaaataaagagaagtttttttaaaaaaaatatataaatggaCACCACATtcgtaattttattttaaaattaccttTTGACCCGTCgttattgtaaaaattattagATAACTTTTACCACAGGTAGCAACACTATCAAATAGCTTTTAGAACGTATAAAAACTAccatataattattataatatgtaaAAATTAATCACCAACTGTTAAAATATGATTACGATGAGTTTAAGAATATAATTTATATGGGTAGAAATTACTCGGTATCTCTTACAATGTATTGAATCTATTCTAgagttattataatatatttagaatgaatttaaaatttaaaaattatatcatataaAACTATAATTGTTAATTGGTAGTTGCTATAATATATAGTAGATTTCTAGTAAGTATTATAATGAGTTTAATGTgagtttaagatttaaaatttaaaataactgaatattattatattaatatattatttaaaatttgattaaaattatttaaattttataaaaataattttaaaattgttatagaaattattttgatataataatattcggatattataaattttaaattaaatgttaaattCACACTAAATATGTTACACATTATAATAACTATTGAATAATTTAAATCTAATATAAATTTTACATTCTGAATCTATCATAAATTTATTGCAATTACTCcatgatttttatatattataaaattaCCTTGCAGTTCTACATCATTATTGAATCAAAAGGTAAATTTCATGGCAGTTTATAGAAATTAAAACTATCCAACAAAAAACAACCGTCAAGTTTAACACAAATGACGGTGAAGTAGATCAAGAAAATCCAAAATCCAGTTCAGATCCTTTGTTCCCATTTTTCTCTGTCCCTGTATTCTATTGTCGATCGGACAGATAAGATTAAATCTCAATGATATTTTGTATATCACGAGGATACTGCATATattttaaagatgtcatgatatcTTGAGATTTAATCTAATCTGTCCGATCGATAATGAGACATGAGGATAAAGAAAAATAGAGACAAAGGATTTGAACCAGATAACgtaactaagtttttaaattatcaaattgcTCGCTAGGTTTTTTATATAATTATCAAATCatatattatttttcattttacctCTGATCATccgattgataaaaaaaaaaatcaatcaatcaatttttatttaaaaattagctGACTAATTTTCCAGTCAAATCAATTTCTTTTTTACTAAACTTTGGAGTAAATGAGTTTAttgataataaaaatcaatcgaatcgatttaatttttatattaaaattgattttggATAAAATCAATTAATATACTAAACGATTTTTATGTTCGAttagttcttctgattatatttATAC includes these proteins:
- the LOC122052893 gene encoding protochlorophyllide reductase-like; protein product: MALQASFLPSALSAHKEGKANGGLKESAFLGLSLSDHSKFEFGSSVLRSNKRLNLSVGIRAQTAATTPAVTRAAPDTKKTLRKGNVIVTGASSGLGLATAKALAETGKWNVIMACRDFLKAERAAKAAGMPRENYQVMHLDLASLDSVRQFVEAFLQSGRPLDVLVCNAAVYYPTAKEPTYTADGLEMSVGVNHLGHFLLARLLVDHMKASDYPFRRLIIVGSITGNTNTLAGNIPPKANLGDLRGLAGGLNGLSGSTMIDGGEFDGAKAYKDSKVCNMLTMQEFHRRFHEETGITFASLYPGCIATTGLFREHIPLFRLLFPPFQKYITKGFVSEEESGKRLAQVVSDPSLSKSGVYWSWNSNSASFENQLSEEASDAEKAKKVWELSEKLVGLA
- the LOC122052892 gene encoding probable glucuronosyltransferase Os03g0107900, whose protein sequence is MARRAQVPHHTHKALSLKKHYKWLLWFSLSVYLFLSTTSSYSSFLFLHPLRLNSNLPALALIEPKNPSSHSSLPKVYVYELPSRFNTDWLANQRCGTHLFAAEVAIHEALLQYAGRALDPEEADFFFLPVYVSCNFSTVNGFPDLHHARPLFAAAIELVTGEFPFWNRSRGRDHVLVASHDYGACFHAMEDVAIADGIPEFMKNSIILQTFGLRRPHTCQEAEHVLIPPYVPPSIEDEWPLPEMSTRDNFVFFRGKMEVHPKNVSGRFYSKRVRTEILRKYGGNPRFRLERKRSGDYRREMARSVFCLCPLGWAPWSPRLVEAVALGCVPVIVADDIRLPFTETVGWPEISLTVAEAEVNRLEEILDRVAATNLSTIQRKLWEPARRRALLFRRPMAEGDATWHVLRALEGMRLRQLRRPRDGGGETDTWR
- the LOC122050794 gene encoding ethylene-responsive transcription factor RAP2-13-like, which gives rise to MEEEGNSDRGGKQKNVLQQEQHSLLPSKRVRSPNLIHESSSASLPSFPRFLPDFNSQPKFPFASGSSVPVAVAPRIAAHTNSVPLTAVEQSPLMYATSDHRQTHHEQLLRYHYWNAALNGVGPLFLRPAAPSLARAKLYRGVRQRHWGRWVAEIRIPRNRSRLWLGTFNTAEEAALAYDREAFKLRGESAKLNFPNLFHGESRDVALCSTMTSSTSTAASSSSSSSPRDSAKAPSLAPSSAPASPFPMFPEMPEMSWESVQEEAWFNAWGPGSSIWDDVDGASRLLFQSRLATISEAPETDPPSSSTLPLPPPATQETTTSSPPPPSMVLWKK